In the Bifidobacterium catenulatum PV20-2 genome, one interval contains:
- a CDS encoding restriction endonuclease subunit S has translation MVPAWEQRKLGEVAPLQRGFDLPVSQMISGPYPVVMSNGVGGWHSKYAVKGPGVVTGRSGTIGGLQYIEGDFWPHNTSLWVTSFNGNEPKFIYWLYSSLNLERFGSGSGVPTLNRNDVHDQLIGVPCNIAEQRRIGAFFDRLDSLITLHQRKYCGVASWMLGAALVRLGSESDGAFGEMKHVLR, from the coding sequence ATTGTCCCCGCTTGGGAACAGCGTAAGCTGGGTGAAGTTGCACCATTACAAAGAGGATTTGATTTACCCGTCAGTCAAATGATCTCAGGCCCCTATCCCGTAGTAATGTCAAACGGAGTAGGAGGATGGCACTCAAAATACGCGGTTAAAGGTCCCGGTGTTGTCACAGGTCGTTCCGGAACAATCGGAGGTCTTCAATATATTGAAGGAGATTTTTGGCCGCATAACACCAGTTTATGGGTCACTTCGTTTAATGGCAATGAACCAAAGTTCATCTATTGGCTCTATAGCTCACTGAATTTGGAACGTTTTGGCTCGGGTAGTGGCGTTCCTACACTTAATCGGAATGATGTGCATGATCAACTTATTGGTGTTCCGTGCAATATCGCCGAGCAGCGCCGAATTGGCGCGTTCTTCGACCGTCTGGACTCGCTCATCACCCTTCATCAGCGTAAGTATTGTGGTGTTGCTTCTTGGATGTTAGGGGCTGCGCTCGTAAGATTGGGCTCAGAAAGTGACGGTGCATTCGGGGAGATGAAACATGTTCTACGATAA
- a CDS encoding type I restriction endonuclease subunit R, EcoR124 family produces the protein MFYDKESDFEDNLVAVLKRHGWTDGVLEYPTEQDLISNWANILFDNNKGIDRLNGQRLTKGEMAQILEQIETLRTPLALNSFINGKTVSIKRDNPKDEAHYGKEISLKIYDRQEIAAGQSRYQIARQPIYPAKNKMLNDRRGDVCLLINGMPVIHIELKKSGIPVSQATNQIAKYAHEGVFTGLFRLVQVFVAMNPDDAVYFANPGEGDFNSNYFFHWADFNNEPIAANKHVGQDEWKRFASDLLSIPMAHQLIGFYTVADSADGCLKVLRSYQYQAVNAISDRVRTCKWDEPVPSGTPGRPGGYVWHTTGSGKTMTSFKAAQLIAGSKDADKVVFLMDRVELGTQSLLEYRSFADDADDVQGTENTDVLKSKLASIDPKDTLIVTSIQKMSNIKAGEGHITEEEVKKLAGKRIVFIIDECHRSTFGEMLQDIRHSFPNALYFGFTGTPIHEENRKKGSTTSMVFGDCLHRYSIADGIRDGNVLGFDPYMVLTYRDKDVRQAVALQKAKAATVEEAQADPAKAEVFYHYMDPRQMPMGPMETQAGEHIKGIEDYLAPAQYAQDTPHEGKVVEDILDQFPLLSRGNKFHAMLATSSIPEAISYYHLFKKRAPQMHVTALFDPNVDNSNGAILKEDALKEIIGDYNELFGKDFIIPTWPKMKKDITARLSHKRPYLTVDQHREERIDLLIVVDQMLTGFDSKWVNTLYLDKIIDYENIIQAFSRTNRLFGPDKPFGTIRYYRKPHTMKGYIEAAVKLYSGDKPLDLFVQKLPENVRLMDARFEEIASVFRAGGVEDFMRLPESVEACRKLAKLFVELNDFLESAQVQGFTWGQREYLITHDDGSVEVVRPKLDERTYLILVQRYKEMFSSGEGYVSSPEVPYELDGHITEIDTGLIDTDYMNANFTKWLKALGGGDPVLLASAEEELHKSFASLSQEEQRYAELFMHDVERGEIELEEGKTLRDYITYYANNAKNSQVEKITRAFDVDGALLNEMMRLDLTEATLNEFGRFDQLKASINKPLAKAFFSKPDSSVTQFTANLLATKLLKSFILEGGFDLDDRK, from the coding sequence ATGTTCTACGATAAAGAATCGGATTTCGAAGACAATCTGGTCGCGGTGCTGAAGCGCCATGGATGGACCGATGGCGTGTTGGAATATCCAACTGAACAGGACCTTATCAGCAATTGGGCCAATATCCTGTTCGACAATAACAAAGGCATCGATCGATTGAATGGGCAGCGCCTTACCAAAGGTGAGATGGCGCAGATCCTCGAACAGATCGAAACATTACGCACACCATTGGCGCTGAATTCCTTCATTAATGGTAAAACCGTATCCATCAAACGTGATAATCCCAAGGATGAGGCTCATTACGGTAAGGAAATCAGCCTGAAGATCTACGATCGGCAGGAAATCGCAGCGGGGCAAAGCCGCTACCAAATCGCAAGACAGCCTATTTATCCAGCTAAAAATAAGATGTTGAACGATCGCAGGGGAGACGTTTGCCTGCTTATCAACGGAATGCCGGTCATCCATATAGAACTGAAGAAAAGCGGCATTCCCGTAAGCCAGGCCACCAATCAAATCGCCAAATACGCGCATGAAGGCGTGTTCACCGGGCTGTTCAGACTCGTGCAGGTCTTCGTGGCCATGAATCCGGATGATGCCGTGTATTTCGCCAATCCCGGTGAAGGCGATTTCAATAGCAACTACTTCTTCCACTGGGCTGACTTCAACAACGAGCCCATAGCGGCGAATAAACATGTCGGGCAGGACGAGTGGAAACGTTTCGCATCGGATCTGCTATCTATCCCTATGGCGCATCAGCTCATCGGGTTCTATACGGTCGCCGATTCCGCGGACGGATGTCTCAAAGTGCTACGCAGCTACCAATACCAGGCGGTAAACGCCATTTCCGACCGTGTGCGTACCTGCAAATGGGATGAGCCGGTGCCAAGCGGTACGCCGGGTCGTCCGGGCGGTTATGTGTGGCATACCACCGGCTCGGGCAAAACCATGACCAGTTTCAAGGCGGCGCAACTCATTGCCGGCTCAAAAGACGCCGATAAAGTGGTCTTTCTTATGGACCGTGTCGAATTGGGCACGCAGTCATTGCTGGAATACCGGTCGTTCGCGGATGATGCCGACGATGTGCAAGGCACGGAAAACACGGATGTGCTCAAATCAAAACTGGCAAGCATCGACCCCAAAGACACACTCATCGTCACGTCCATTCAGAAAATGAGCAACATCAAGGCCGGCGAGGGGCATATCACCGAAGAGGAAGTGAAGAAGCTCGCCGGCAAACGCATCGTATTCATCATCGACGAATGCCATCGTTCCACATTCGGCGAGATGCTGCAGGATATTCGCCATTCCTTCCCGAATGCGCTGTATTTCGGTTTCACAGGCACTCCGATCCATGAGGAGAACCGCAAGAAGGGCTCAACCACATCAATGGTGTTCGGCGATTGCCTCCACCGATATAGCATCGCTGATGGTATCCGCGATGGCAATGTGCTCGGATTCGACCCGTACATGGTGTTGACCTACCGAGACAAGGATGTTCGCCAGGCTGTCGCGTTGCAGAAGGCAAAAGCGGCGACAGTTGAGGAAGCCCAGGCGGATCCGGCGAAAGCCGAAGTGTTTTACCATTACATGGATCCGAGGCAAATGCCGATGGGACCTATGGAAACGCAGGCCGGAGAACATATCAAAGGTATTGAGGACTATCTGGCCCCAGCGCAGTACGCGCAGGATACGCCTCATGAGGGCAAGGTCGTGGAGGACATTCTCGACCAATTCCCATTGCTGAGCAGAGGCAACAAATTCCATGCGATGCTGGCCACGAGTTCCATTCCCGAGGCGATCAGCTATTACCATCTGTTCAAGAAGCGTGCTCCGCAGATGCATGTGACCGCGCTGTTTGATCCCAATGTCGATAACTCCAATGGTGCAATCCTCAAGGAGGATGCGCTTAAGGAAATCATCGGCGATTACAACGAACTGTTTGGCAAGGATTTCATCATCCCCACATGGCCGAAGATGAAGAAGGACATCACCGCGCGGCTTTCCCACAAACGGCCGTACCTGACTGTCGACCAGCATCGTGAGGAGCGGATCGATCTGCTGATCGTGGTCGACCAGATGCTGACGGGCTTCGATTCCAAGTGGGTCAACACGCTGTATCTCGACAAGATCATCGACTACGAGAACATTATCCAGGCGTTTAGCCGTACAAACCGGTTGTTCGGACCGGACAAGCCTTTCGGAACGATTCGCTACTACCGCAAGCCACATACCATGAAAGGGTATATCGAAGCGGCGGTGAAACTGTATTCCGGAGACAAACCGCTTGATTTGTTCGTGCAGAAACTGCCGGAAAACGTGCGTTTGATGGATGCGCGTTTCGAAGAGATCGCTTCCGTGTTCCGTGCCGGGGGCGTAGAGGATTTCATGCGACTGCCGGAATCGGTGGAGGCGTGCCGTAAGCTCGCGAAACTGTTCGTGGAACTCAATGATTTCTTGGAATCCGCCCAAGTGCAAGGATTCACTTGGGGGCAGCGGGAATACCTCATCACCCATGACGATGGATCCGTGGAAGTTGTGCGGCCGAAGCTTGATGAACGGACATATCTGATTCTTGTACAGCGATATAAGGAAATGTTCAGCAGCGGCGAAGGCTATGTCAGCAGTCCGGAAGTGCCGTATGAACTTGACGGCCATATCACTGAGATAGATACAGGATTGATTGATACGGATTACATGAACGCCAACTTCACCAAATGGCTCAAGGCGCTTGGCGGAGGAGATCCAGTCCTGTTGGCATCCGCCGAGGAGGAGCTACATAAGTCGTTCGCTTCGCTCAGTCAGGAGGAGCAACGGTACGCTGAACTGTTCATGCATGATGTGGAGCGTGGCGAGATTGAGTTGGAGGAGGGCAAAACGCTGCGCGACTACATTACGTATTATGCTAACAACGCCAAGAACAGCCAAGTGGAGAAGATCACCAGGGCGTTTGACGTGGATGGAGCTTTGCTCAACGAGATGATGCGGCTTGATCTTACCGAAGCGACGTTGAATGAATTTGGTCGGTTCGACCAGTTGAAAGCGTCCATCAACAAGCCTTTGGCAAAGGCGTTCTTCAGCAAGCCGGATAGCTCTGTCACCCAATTCACTGCGAATCTTCTCGCCACCAAGTTGCTGAAAAGCTTTATCCTTGAAGGAGGATTCGATCTGGACGATCGCAAATAG
- a CDS encoding helix-turn-helix domain-containing protein: MAVVDEAKLGYLDFLSREDRVRHHRYVEEMKQYDMMRSGDINAISESAKLWDSGLYGHLSDDSLKNAKYRFITTITLATRFAIEGGMDEEDAYNASDLYIQDLDNCKTPEDVRRLHTDMMTFFTWAMADMQKTETHSKAVNECMDYIHYHLHEKITVAILAQHVHLNPTYLSELFARETGTSLSQYITDKRMEAAENMLKYSEYSFSEIAQILAYRSQSHFTKVFKKHSGMTPGEYRAKYSQNGIWPE; the protein is encoded by the coding sequence ATGGCGGTTGTTGACGAAGCAAAACTGGGGTATCTGGACTTTCTTTCGCGTGAGGATCGGGTACGCCACCATCGCTACGTTGAGGAAATGAAGCAGTATGACATGATGCGTTCCGGCGATATCAATGCCATTTCGGAAAGCGCGAAACTGTGGGATTCCGGACTATACGGCCATCTGTCGGACGATTCTCTGAAAAACGCAAAATACCGTTTCATCACCACCATTACCTTGGCCACGCGTTTCGCCATTGAAGGTGGCATGGACGAGGAAGACGCATACAACGCCTCCGATCTGTACATTCAAGATCTTGACAATTGCAAGACCCCGGAAGACGTGCGTCGACTGCACACCGACATGATGACCTTCTTCACTTGGGCCATGGCCGACATGCAGAAGACGGAAACGCATTCCAAAGCCGTCAACGAATGCATGGACTACATCCACTACCATCTGCATGAGAAAATCACTGTCGCGATTCTGGCACAGCACGTGCATTTGAATCCCACGTATCTGTCGGAACTGTTCGCACGCGAAACGGGAACGTCATTGTCGCAATACATTACCGACAAACGTATGGAAGCCGCCGAAAACATGCTGAAATATTCGGAATACAGCTTCAGTGAGATCGCGCAGATCCTCGCATACCGGTCGCAAAGCCATTTCACGAAAGTGTTCAAAAAACATAGCGGTATGACACCGGGGGAGTACCGCGCCAAGTACTCACAGAACGGCATCTGGCCGGAGTAG
- a CDS encoding histidine phosphatase family protein — MGMPLDLYVIRHGESEANVIISAGEQGDNSLYTQDNVTVPDRSWRLTATGRKQADCIGRWLVSQQPLFDRYLVSPYVRTRETAATMALPKAKWEETRVLRERSWGEINTITKDDFKTNYARNWMFKNTDPLYWRPPAGESIADVAENRVHNLLTSLNRKSDAESVVMVSHGDLMLALMLTLEDLSDEEFMHRAASDEWKITNCTCFHYSRRDPATGRTHKRFRWEQTARPVFDDAEGRWVVKVEDWREFKRPVLSNGDLVDVVHAVDRHL; from the coding sequence ATGGGAATGCCCCTTGATTTGTATGTGATTCGACATGGCGAATCCGAAGCGAACGTGATTATCAGTGCCGGTGAACAGGGTGACAACTCGCTGTATACGCAGGACAACGTCACCGTGCCCGACCGTTCGTGGAGGCTTACGGCCACCGGCCGCAAGCAGGCGGACTGCATCGGCCGCTGGCTGGTCTCACAGCAGCCGTTGTTCGACCGTTACCTCGTCTCGCCGTACGTGCGCACGCGTGAGACGGCTGCCACGATGGCCCTGCCTAAGGCGAAATGGGAGGAGACACGCGTGCTGCGCGAACGCTCCTGGGGTGAGATCAATACCATCACGAAAGACGATTTCAAAACCAATTACGCGCGCAACTGGATGTTCAAGAACACTGATCCGCTGTATTGGCGTCCGCCGGCGGGCGAATCAATCGCCGATGTGGCCGAAAACCGCGTGCATAATCTGCTCACGTCCCTGAACCGCAAGTCGGACGCGGAATCCGTAGTGATGGTCAGTCACGGCGACCTCATGCTGGCGCTTATGCTCACTTTGGAGGACTTGTCCGACGAGGAATTCATGCACCGTGCGGCGTCCGACGAATGGAAGATCACTAATTGTACGTGCTTCCATTATTCGCGCCGTGATCCGGCGACCGGGCGTACGCATAAGCGTTTCCGTTGGGAACAGACCGCTCGTCCGGTGTTCGACGATGCGGAAGGTCGTTGGGTGGTGAAGGTCGAAGATTGGCGTGAATTCAAGCGTCCAGTGCTGTCGAATGGCGATTTGGTGGACGTTGTTCATGCGGTTGACCGTCACCTGTGA